From Heliomicrobium modesticaldum Ice1, a single genomic window includes:
- a CDS encoding TIGR01212 family radical SAM protein (This family includes YhcC from E. coli K-12, an uncharacterized radical SAM protein.), with protein MTANNEKPPRFWGDKRYHSWNQHLRARFGEKVMKVSLNAGLTCPNRDGTAGRGGCVFCCPQGSGACAGDPSEAIRDQFRQVRERLRSKWSQGKYIAYFQAFSNTYGDPRLLRRLYEEALAQEGVVGLSLSTRPDCLPDDVLDLLVELNGRTYLWVELGLQSIHDDTLRRINRGHDAATFYAALEKLRARGIRVCVHIIYGLPGEGEEAMLETGRAVAAMDVQGVKFHSLHVMKGTRLAEWHAAGQVPLLDRDSYIRLVVDTLEILPPEMVIQRLTGDAPRELLVAPQWISRKWGTLQGIDRLLEERNSWQGKNYDCALPKQSD; from the coding sequence TTGACTGCAAATAATGAAAAGCCCCCCCGGTTCTGGGGGGACAAGCGCTATCATTCTTGGAACCAGCACCTGCGCGCCCGTTTCGGCGAGAAGGTGATGAAGGTGTCCCTCAACGCCGGCCTGACTTGCCCGAATCGCGATGGCACCGCCGGAAGGGGAGGCTGTGTCTTTTGCTGTCCCCAGGGCTCAGGCGCTTGCGCCGGCGATCCCTCCGAAGCGATCCGCGATCAGTTCCGGCAGGTACGGGAGCGGCTGAGAAGCAAGTGGTCTCAGGGCAAGTACATCGCCTACTTCCAGGCTTTTTCTAATACATATGGCGATCCCCGTCTGCTGCGCCGGCTCTATGAAGAGGCGCTGGCTCAGGAAGGCGTCGTGGGGCTCTCCTTGTCGACTCGGCCCGACTGCCTGCCGGACGACGTGCTCGACCTGCTGGTGGAACTGAACGGCCGCACCTACCTCTGGGTGGAGTTGGGGTTGCAGAGCATCCACGACGACACCTTGCGGCGGATCAACCGGGGCCATGACGCGGCGACCTTCTACGCAGCCCTGGAAAAATTGCGCGCGCGCGGCATTCGCGTCTGCGTCCACATCATCTACGGCCTCCCCGGCGAAGGGGAGGAGGCGATGCTGGAGACGGGAAGAGCGGTGGCCGCCATGGATGTGCAGGGCGTCAAGTTCCACTCCCTTCATGTGATGAAAGGCACCCGCCTCGCCGAATGGCACGCGGCGGGGCAGGTGCCGCTCTTGGATCGGGACAGCTATATCCGGCTCGTCGTGGACACCTTGGAGATCCTGCCGCCGGAGATGGTCATCCAGCGGCTGACGGGGGACGCCCCCAGAGAGTTGCTCGTCGCCCCCCAGTGGATCAGCCGCAAATGGGGAACCTTGCAGGGGATCGACCGATTGCTGGAAGAGCGGAACAGTTGGCAAGGGAAAAATTATGACTGTGCGCTGCCGAAGCAGTCGGACTGA
- a CDS encoding beta-propeller domain-containing protein, which yields MGILKKQKRWVSRALIAAIFSSVLMSGCQALAAGGSTDQEGLPVVGSYGNLKRWVEKAAAHANRYKGGAAPEAAQSATKANAGWAERRAVTSAPSAQAPSADRPSGAEASVAKRDYSTTNVQVEGVDEADIVKTDGGYIYQVNNRRVIIAKAHPVGQLAIASVITFDDAFFAPREIYVDAEHLIVIGSGRDEAFFVPTDGTAKRAMIAPPYRPYQGTVKAIVYDIANKAHPQKLRETILEGNYVSSRKIGASLYLIANRYLGVSLPEKETPEVLPWYKDTATGAEKARIGYDQIRCFPDFMEPNYLIVAAVNTENPKESPHLSTYLGAGETVYASTKNLYVALHTYRGPVFRIMGGERAWPQTAPEEKTRLFKFALEGAKTRYVGMGEAPGRVLNQFSMDEKDGFFRIATTVGSPWAQGADTSKNNLYILDESLKPVGKLEGIAPGEQIYSVRFMGEKAYMVTFRTVDPLFVIDLKEPKAPRILGKLKIPGYSNYLHPYDDNHIIGFGKDTIEQSITDHEGRVIGTNAYYQGMKMALFDVSDVEHPVEKHVAFIGDRGTDSELLYDHRALLFSKEKRLLAFPVQLMEVDKPTGAPSGEKVSPVPAYGTFAFQGAYVYTVGLEKGFELRGRITHLSDEDYQKAGQYYYDSEKFVNRILFINDSLYTLSNRMIKAHGMDTLEERGNLAIPGE from the coding sequence TTGGGTATCTTGAAAAAGCAAAAGCGTTGGGTGAGCCGGGCGCTGATCGCGGCCATTTTCAGCAGTGTCCTGATGTCGGGGTGCCAAGCCCTCGCAGCAGGCGGATCGACGGACCAAGAAGGACTTCCGGTCGTCGGATCCTATGGGAATCTTAAGCGATGGGTTGAAAAAGCTGCTGCTCACGCGAACAGGTATAAGGGCGGTGCGGCGCCGGAAGCAGCGCAATCGGCGACCAAAGCGAATGCAGGTTGGGCAGAACGTCGGGCCGTAACGTCAGCGCCTTCGGCGCAGGCGCCGTCTGCTGACAGGCCTTCCGGCGCGGAAGCGTCCGTTGCGAAGCGGGACTATTCCACGACGAACGTGCAGGTCGAGGGTGTCGATGAAGCCGACATTGTCAAGACTGACGGCGGGTACATCTATCAGGTGAACAATCGGCGCGTCATCATCGCCAAAGCCCACCCGGTCGGCCAATTGGCCATCGCCTCAGTCATCACCTTTGATGATGCCTTCTTTGCTCCCCGGGAGATCTATGTAGACGCCGAACACCTCATCGTCATCGGCAGCGGCCGTGATGAGGCCTTTTTCGTCCCCACTGATGGAACCGCGAAGAGGGCCATGATCGCGCCCCCGTACCGCCCTTACCAGGGCACGGTGAAGGCCATTGTCTACGATATCGCTAATAAAGCCCATCCGCAAAAGCTGCGAGAGACCATCTTGGAAGGCAACTACGTGTCTTCCCGCAAGATCGGTGCATCTTTATATCTTATCGCTAACCGTTATCTTGGGGTCAGTCTTCCGGAAAAGGAGACCCCTGAAGTCCTTCCTTGGTACAAAGATACGGCGACAGGCGCCGAAAAAGCGCGCATCGGCTATGACCAGATCCGCTGTTTTCCGGACTTTATGGAGCCGAACTACCTGATCGTGGCCGCGGTGAATACAGAGAACCCCAAGGAATCGCCCCACCTGTCAACCTACTTGGGCGCCGGTGAGACCGTCTATGCCTCCACCAAAAATCTCTACGTGGCCTTGCACACCTACCGCGGCCCTGTTTTCCGGATCATGGGGGGCGAGAGGGCGTGGCCGCAGACGGCGCCGGAAGAAAAGACGCGCCTCTTCAAGTTCGCCCTCGAAGGCGCCAAGACGCGCTATGTCGGCATGGGCGAGGCGCCCGGCCGGGTTTTGAACCAGTTCTCCATGGACGAAAAGGACGGTTTCTTCCGCATCGCTACCACTGTCGGCAGCCCCTGGGCGCAGGGCGCTGACACATCGAAAAACAACCTCTACATCCTCGATGAGTCCCTGAAGCCGGTGGGCAAGCTTGAAGGCATCGCGCCGGGCGAGCAGATCTACTCAGTCCGATTCATGGGCGAGAAGGCCTACATGGTCACTTTTCGCACTGTCGATCCCCTCTTTGTCATCGACCTGAAGGAGCCGAAGGCGCCCCGTATCCTGGGCAAACTGAAGATCCCCGGCTACAGCAATTATCTGCACCCTTATGACGATAACCATATCATCGGTTTCGGCAAGGACACAATCGAACAATCGATCACCGACCATGAAGGCCGCGTCATCGGCACGAACGCCTACTACCAGGGCATGAAGATGGCCCTTTTCGACGTATCCGACGTGGAGCATCCCGTCGAAAAGCATGTGGCCTTCATCGGCGACCGGGGTACCGACTCGGAACTGCTCTACGACCACCGGGCACTCCTCTTCAGCAAGGAGAAGCGCCTGCTCGCCTTCCCGGTCCAGTTGATGGAAGTGGATAAGCCGACCGGCGCACCCTCCGGTGAAAAAGTCTCCCCTGTTCCCGCCTACGGCACCTTCGCCTTTCAGGGCGCTTACGTGTACACTGTCGGTCTGGAAAAGGGTTTCGAACTGCGCGGGCGGATCACCCACTTGAGCGACGAGGATTATCAGAAGGCTGGCCAGTACTACTATGACAGTGAGAAATTCGTCAACCGTATCCTTTTCATCAATGATTCTCTCTACACCCTGTCCAACCGCATGATCAAGGCCCACGGCATGGACACCTTGGAAGAGCGGGGAAATCTGGCCATTCCCGGCGAATAA
- a CDS encoding MFS transporter — MTIQQIRILVTYLSGVFLGALDQGIIGPALTTIVRDFNISPKWCVWAVTVYTLVYAVSMPITAKLADRYGRRRIFMTGMAFFAVGSLFCALSDSLYLLLVGRAVQALGGGGILPVAVAEIGLAFPQERRGRALGLYGATWGIASIVAPILGGVVIQYLSWPWLFLINVPAAALLIVLAFGLPEEVEPQVKAMDWQGALLVGMVIFCFMLGLTHIQGQKGWSGVWMPNVYLFLLAGLLLIPLLFWVERNAEDPIVNPAYFQNPRLLTIFLLAALSGMVMLTVLFMPAYVEYVLHFPPGKASYMVVPLALASVVTSPLGGLIVDRFGASRTLSLGFGATAVGAVVLAVLVEQIGSPADVSTRYIMIVTFGFILLGGGLGLIVGSPLNVLVMGEVDRREVSSGLAVMTVIRSLGNTLGPVVMGGLLATATSLGQPKDGFVDIFTALLVIASLGLLLTTRLREK; from the coding sequence TTGACCATCCAGCAGATTCGCATCCTCGTCACCTACTTGTCCGGCGTGTTCCTCGGCGCCCTCGACCAGGGCATCATCGGGCCGGCGCTGACGACGATTGTCCGTGATTTCAACATATCTCCCAAATGGTGCGTCTGGGCGGTCACCGTCTATACGCTCGTCTACGCCGTGTCCATGCCGATCACAGCCAAGCTCGCTGACCGTTATGGCCGGCGGCGCATCTTCATGACCGGGATGGCCTTCTTTGCCGTCGGGTCTCTTTTCTGCGCCCTGTCGGACAGCCTCTATCTGCTGCTCGTCGGCCGGGCGGTGCAGGCCCTGGGAGGCGGCGGCATCCTGCCGGTGGCTGTCGCCGAAATCGGCCTCGCTTTTCCCCAAGAGCGGCGGGGGAGGGCGCTCGGCCTCTACGGGGCCACCTGGGGCATCGCCTCTATCGTGGCGCCGATCTTGGGCGGCGTCGTCATTCAGTACCTGTCCTGGCCCTGGCTGTTTTTGATCAACGTCCCGGCGGCGGCGCTGCTCATCGTGCTGGCCTTCGGTCTTCCCGAAGAGGTGGAGCCTCAGGTAAAAGCCATGGACTGGCAGGGCGCTTTGCTCGTCGGGATGGTCATCTTCTGCTTCATGCTGGGACTTACCCACATTCAGGGGCAAAAAGGCTGGTCCGGCGTCTGGATGCCGAACGTCTATCTGTTTTTGCTGGCCGGGCTGCTCCTGATCCCGCTGCTTTTTTGGGTGGAAAGAAATGCCGAAGACCCTATCGTCAACCCTGCTTACTTCCAAAACCCCCGGCTGTTGACCATTTTCCTGCTGGCCGCGCTCTCCGGCATGGTCATGCTGACGGTCCTCTTCATGCCCGCCTATGTGGAGTATGTCCTCCACTTTCCTCCGGGGAAGGCCTCTTACATGGTCGTTCCGCTGGCGCTGGCCAGCGTCGTCACCTCTCCCCTCGGCGGCCTTATCGTCGATCGCTTCGGCGCTTCCCGGACCCTTTCTCTCGGGTTCGGCGCCACTGCCGTCGGCGCTGTCGTCCTTGCCGTCCTGGTCGAGCAGATCGGATCGCCGGCGGATGTGTCGACCCGTTATATCATGATCGTTACCTTCGGCTTCATCCTGCTCGGCGGCGGCTTGGGTCTCATCGTCGGCTCGCCGCTGAATGTCCTGGTCATGGGCGAGGTGGACAGGCGGGAGGTGTCGAGCGGCCTGGCGGTGATGACCGTCATCCGCTCCCTCGGCAATACCTTGGGGCCTGTCGTGATGGGCGGTCTGTTGGCGACGGCGACGAGCCTTGGACAGCCAAAAGATGGCTTTGTCGATATCTTTACGGCGCTTCTTGTCATCGCATCGCTCGGGCTGCTGTTGACGACGCGGCTGCGAGAGAAGTAA
- a CDS encoding DNA-methyltransferase, translated as MTREHSKKSAKELPHPLMRNSKAPNNRTLFLEPEDWQRYRAIPSVDELAVEHTADESKAVELTGDVLIGEALTRDAGIGAQPACRWQADRIYCGDALVGMSRLPARSVDLIFADPPYFGLKKDFGSGKRSNPWKTIEEYMEWTRAWFAEAARLLKPHGAIYVCCDWEYSGRVQEMLSDSFDVLNRITWRREKGRGAAKNWKNNMEDIWFAVVDSRQYIFNLEDVKFRKEIIAPYTTTDGKPKDWVETETGERFRMTCPPNIWTDLTVPFWSMPENTPHPTQKPEKLVERCILASSNPGALVLDPFMGSGTTAAVARRLGRHFIGFETNEDYVRLAMKRLDRVSLCGPA; from the coding sequence ATGACACGGGAACATAGCAAAAAAAGCGCCAAGGAACTGCCCCACCCCTTGATGCGCAACTCGAAGGCACCGAATAACCGCACCCTTTTTCTGGAGCCCGAGGACTGGCAGCGCTACAGAGCGATTCCCTCAGTGGATGAACTCGCCGTTGAACATACCGCTGATGAATCAAAGGCTGTCGAACTCACCGGTGACGTACTGATTGGTGAAGCACTGACCCGTGACGCAGGGATTGGCGCTCAACCGGCCTGCCGCTGGCAGGCGGATCGGATTTACTGCGGCGACGCCCTGGTCGGCATGTCCCGCCTGCCCGCCCGGTCGGTCGACCTGATCTTCGCCGACCCGCCCTATTTTGGCCTGAAAAAAGATTTCGGGTCAGGCAAGCGGTCGAACCCTTGGAAGACGATAGAGGAATACATGGAATGGACCCGCGCCTGGTTCGCCGAGGCGGCCCGCTTGCTCAAGCCTCATGGTGCCATCTATGTCTGCTGTGACTGGGAGTACTCAGGGCGCGTCCAGGAAATGCTCTCCGACTCCTTCGATGTGCTCAACCGGATCACCTGGCGGCGCGAGAAGGGCCGCGGCGCCGCGAAGAACTGGAAAAACAACATGGAAGACATCTGGTTCGCCGTCGTCGACAGCAGGCAGTATATCTTCAACCTGGAAGACGTGAAGTTTCGCAAAGAGATCATCGCCCCCTACACGACGACAGATGGCAAGCCGAAAGACTGGGTAGAGACGGAAACAGGCGAACGCTTCCGCATGACCTGCCCGCCCAACATCTGGACCGATCTGACGGTCCCCTTCTGGTCCATGCCGGAAAACACGCCCCATCCGACTCAGAAGCCGGAGAAACTTGTCGAACGGTGCATCCTGGCCAGCAGCAACCCCGGCGCCCTGGTGCTCGATCCCTTTATGGGCTCCGGCACGACGGCCGCCGTCGCCCGCCGCCTTGGGCGGCACTTCATCGGCTTTGAGACGAACGAGGACTATGTCCGGCTGGCGATGAAGCGGCTGGACCGGGTATCCCTTTGCGGTCCGGCCTAA